TTAGCAATTTGTTTGTGGAAATCTTGCTCTTCAGATTTCAACTCTGGTATATACGTTGTAAAATCGATGTAAGCTAAAGGTACGAGTACACGATCTTGATAGTGTTTGAGGCGGTGATAATAAAAGTCATCTTCGCGGTCCACAAAGTCTTTTGTTTCCGATGTCTCTTCCATGAACGAACGGAAAATATGTAACTCATTTTCATCCAAAAAGCGCACTTTCACACCATTTTTTTGCACTTTTTTCGTATTACGCTTTCTCAAACTATCCATATTGCTCAGTATATCTTTCGCTGTTTTACCTTCAACATCTAATACAGAATGGAAACGAATTTGTCTCACTGTGTCAAATCCCGTTGTAAAGCCTTCGTGTTCAAAGCCGAGTTGTGTCATTTTGTCAAAGAACCAATCATTTTGGAATCGTTCAATCACTTCGCCGTCATGGTTACGCTTTAACATTGGTAAGTATGGATCGACTCTGACATATAACGCATTGTATTTTTTAACATATTTCGCGAGTTCATTAAAAAAGAAATGAACGAGTTCTTGATTTTCATAATCCATCACAGGGCCACGGTTCGTATAAAAGTATTTGAACACTTTCATGACCGGTACTGCAGTTAATAAACAAGCGGCTAATACTTGGTTTTGATTATCTTTAATACCAACGAGATGTGTTTCGACACC
Above is a genomic segment from Staphylococcus delphini containing:
- a CDS encoding aminoacyltransferase; protein product: MKFTNLTTAEFGTFTDSMPYSHFTQMVGNYELKVAEGVETHLVGIKDNQNQVLAACLLTAVPVMKVFKYFYTNRGPVMDYENQELVHFFFNELAKYVKKYNALYVRVDPYLPMLKRNHDGEVIERFQNDWFFDKMTQLGFEHEGFTTGFDTVRQIRFHSVLDVEGKTAKDILSNMDSLRKRNTKKVQKNGVKVRFLDENELHIFRSFMEETSETKDFVDREDDFYYHRLKHYQDRVLVPLAYIDFTTYIPELKSEEQDFHKQIAKTEKELEKRPDNPKALNKKNNLMQQLEANQAKIQEAEQLQAKHGDTLPISAGFFIINPFEVVYYAGGTANEFRHFAGSYAVQWEMINYAIEHHIPRYNFYGISGHFTEDAEDAGVVKFKKGYNADVIEYVGDFIKPVQKPVYKIYTTLKQLKEKIKR